The following is a genomic window from Citrifermentans bemidjiense Bem.
CGGCGAAAGAGCGAGCGGGCTTTCTCGCTTTCCCGGGCCAGATCCTTCCCGGCGACCAGGAGCTGCCCCGAGGTCGGGACGTCGAGCCCCCCCATCAGGTTCAAGAGGGTTGATTTCCCCGAGCCGGAGGGGCCCATGATGGCCACCATCTCGCCGGGGGCGATGGAAAGGGTGATACCGGCAAGTGCGGTCACCGTGGATTTCCCGTCGTACGATTTGACCACATCACGAAGCTGCAGCATGTGCTACCTCCTGTGTAAGGATCTTGCGTTCCCAAGTTGGAGCTTGGGAACGAGAAAAATGGGAGAACGAGAAAAGGGGCCCCCTCCCCTTGCGGGAGGGGGTTAGGGGGTGGGGGTAGGTGCCATCATTCGCGACGCTGCCGGCTTCACCCACATCCCTCACCCCTGCCCCTCTCCCAGAGGGCGAGGGGATGGACTTCCGCTTCCCCCCGTGTTCGCGGACAGGGAGGGGGCGCGCGATTACTACCTCGGTGCCGACTCCTGCCGGTAGATCTCCTTGAAATGGCAGCGCCCCTTGAGCCGATAGACTACGGCGCGGGCGCCCAGGACGAAGCGCGTGGTCCAGATGTGCAATGGCATGCCGCGCAGGTACCCCTTCTTGGTGGCTTGCCGCATGGCCTCCATCCCCCGAAGGAAGAAGTCCCTGTCGCCGAAGTCGAAGAGCCCCTCGGAAAGCCAGGGCTCCAACTGCCAACTTATCACCCGCCCCACCAGTTCCACCCGCTCCGCCCCCATCTCCTGCGCCGACTCGTAGAGCGATGCTTCCACGATGATGCGTTCCATCTCCTTCTCGTCCTGCCGGAACGCTGCCGCTTCGGCCTCGCACTGCATCCGCCATTCTTCGTCGGTGTACATGCGGGCGCAGCCGAAGTCGATCACCCCCAGCCTGCCGTCCGGCATGAAAATGTAGTTGCCCGGATTGGGATCGGCCATGATGCAGTGTGTCCGGTACAAAAGACGGATGGTGGCCATGGTCATCAGGTGGGTGAAGCGATCTCGCAGTTCCTGCGACGGGTCGGAAGCGAGAAATTCGTCTATGTGTACCCCTTGCAGATATTCGGTGGTCAAGACCCGGAGGCTGGAGCACTCGGTATATACCCTCGGAACCACGATCCCGTCCCCCGGCTCAAAATGGCTGCGCACCGCCTGGGCCAACTCGGCCTCCTTCAGGTAGTCGGTTTCTGCCAGAAGCACGCTCTCGACCTCGGCCAGCTTGTCGAGGAGGTTCGGCCAATCGTCCCCCATGCGCATCGGCTGCAGCAGCAGGCGGAGGTTCTTGAGATCTGCCTGGATGGTACGGGCGATCCCGGGATACTGGATCTTCACCGCCACCTGCTCTCCCGTATGGAGCCGGGCGCGGTGCACCTGCCCCAGGGATGCGGCGGCGAAGGCCTTCTTCTCGAAGCTGGCGAACATCTCTTCGGGTTCCCGGCCGAATTCGTCGAAAAACACCTCGCGTACCATGGCGTAGTGCATCGGCGGGGCCTCGAAGCTGAGCGAGGAGAGCAGGCGGGCGTACTGCTCGGGAACCATCTCGGGGAGCGTCAGCATCTGCCCAACCTTCATGACCGCGCCGCGCAGGTACCCCATGGTGCCGAACAGCTCCAGCGCCGCCTTGAGGTGGGTCTCGTTCTTGGTCCGCTCCTTCTCGTCGGGATCGACCAAGCGGCTCCTGAGCCACCAGGCGACGTAGGCGCCGGCGACCTTCGCCTGCATGGATCCCAGGATCCAGAGGCGGGAAAGCGAGCTCGTCGGGGGCCTGTTGCTGCAGGCGGTCTCGACCAGCTCGGCAAGCCTCTGGCGAGCGGCGGCGTCTTCGTCTCGCGGCAGGAGCTGCATAAGGCGCTCGCGGCTGGCGGGTGCCACTGCGACGTTACAGGACATGCTCACCTCCATCTACCCCGGCGCTGCCGGAGATAATATGCACAAAAGTACGGACCGAGTAGTCGACCAGCGCCTGGCTGGCTTCCTGGTTCGGTGACGGGTCGCTGGTCCAGAAGGCAAGCACACCCAGGTAGAGCGACCAATAAATGGTCGTGGCGACGTAATCCGGTGCGGAGCTGAACCCGTGCCTGGCCAGGATCTGCTGCATGAAGTCGAGGTGCCGCTGACGCGCCGCCTCTCCCACGGGGCAAACGTTCTTGCGCGGGAACGGGCTTAGCGAGCGCTCCAGCACGGGGCCGAGGAAAGGGCGCAGGGGGCGCAGCCTGCGAAGCCCCGAGGCGATGAAGCCGAAGAGATCCTCGACAAGCTCGCCGCAGGTGCGACCCCGGAATTCCGCCTCCCCTTCGGCGAGCGCGTCGGAGACCATGGTCATCGCCATCGTCTCCTTGCTGGGGAAGTAATTGAACATGGTTCCTGCGGCGACCCCTGCGGCAAGCGCGATGTCGCGGGTGGTGGTCTGGTCGAAGCCGCGGGCGCAAAAGAGTTCGGATGCCTTCTCCAGGATCCGTGCCCGGCACTGCTGTTTTGCCTGCTCGGTGATACGCATTGAAGCTCCATCCGTAAAATGTGAACGCGCTCACTATAGCAGAAGCTAATTTTTCGTCAACGATAAAATGAGCATGATCATAAAAAATGCCGAGCGAGCAGCGAAAGTGGTATGCGGGGGGCTCAGAAAGTTCTTGACTTTAGTTCGTGGCCGAACTATACATGAGGCATGAGTACTCCAGCCCCACGGAACGTCATCGATCAAATTGCCAAGATACGTGAGGCGGCTAATCTGCTGATTGAAAGAGAGCTCCAGCGGCGTGGCATCACGGGTATTGTGCCGGCCCATGGTTTGGTGTTCTCATTCCTTTTTCGCCAAAACGAGGCAATTCCTATTAAAGCCCTGGTTCAGCAGTCCGGTAGAGTGAAATCAACAGTGACGGGGATGATAAATACTCTCGAAAAGCATGGATACATCTACAAGCAGAATTGCTCCGACGATGCGCGCTCTACGCTTATCGGTCTTACCGAAAGAGGCAACGCGATCCGGCGTGATTTTGAAGAGATCTCGGTTATTTTGGAAAAGCAGGTGTATGGAGAGATGTTGCAGGATGACCGCGAGTGTCTTATGAAACTCTTGTCCGTAATCGAAAACAATCTGAAGGCGTGATTTTTTTTACCAATTTGGTTCGGCCGCGAACTTTTTTCGAGCGTAAGTGTCCGCCATCGAGGCGCCACTTCAATAACTGTGTAGCCATGCGGTTTACACAATTACAAAGGAGAATGATAATGGAAAAAACAGGTAAAAATTACAAAACAGTGTCCCTTGGCAATATCAAGGAGCTTGGACGCGTGGTCCTGAACGAACAGCTCTCCCTAACTGGATCCGAAATCTCAATCAATGAACTGCCGGCAGGAGTGAGCGTACCGTTTGTTCATGCACACAAGCGCAACGAAGAGGTCTATGTCATTCTAAGCGGTAAAGGTAGGTTTTATATAGACGGCGAGGAATTCGCGATTGAAACCGGGGATGTGGTTCGCATTGATCCTGCTGGAGAGCGCTGCATCGCGGCCGACCCGGAAACCTCCATCCGGTTTATCTGCATTCAGACTGAGGCGAATAGCCTTGTGCAGTTTACTCAGAACGATGGCATTCCTGTTGAGGGTAAGCCTTCCTGGCTGAACTAGAAAGTTGAGCAAATGAGGAGTCTATTTCATGCGAAACAAAACCTTCTTAGCCATTTGCGCCATATCTTTCATCTTGTCCGTTAGCGACGCCATAGCAGCGCCGGCCCTGGCCGTTCTCGGCAGGGACTATGAGTTCCCCAATAAGATCAGTGGGCTACCCGCGAAACTCTCCGACTTCAAAGATCTGGAAATCAAATTTTTCAATACGAGCGATGGGGTGAGGCTTAGCTATTGGGAAGCCGGTAAAGGCAAGCCCCTCATCTTCGTTCCGGCGTGGTCCGCAAATGGCGCAGAATATGTAAATGTGCTGTTTTTGCTCAGCAAACAGTACCACGTCTACGTTCTCGATCCGCGCAATCAAGGGCTTTCTCAGAATATTGATTCGGGTATGAGAATCAGCAGACTATCAATGGATCTAAAGGAATTCACCGATCACATCGGGGTGAAGTCTGCCGACTACTGTGGATGGTCGATGGGAGCCTCAGTCCTGTGGAGCTACATCGATCTGTTCGGTATAAATGGTGTCCGCAAGGTGATTTTCGTGGACGAACCGCCGTCTATTCTCACACGGCCAGGCTGGACGGAACAAGAACGCCTGAATGCGGCCGCAATGGCTGATTCTCCGCAGCAAGTACTAAACGCCCTCACTTCCGGCGCACCCCATCCTCTTGTCGAACGTTTTAATGCGATGGACTCGCCTTATTACGAAAACTCCAAGAGCTTTGCCCGGCTCTTTATCAAGAGCGATATGAAATACATGAGCCTTATCATGTATGACCATGCCAGCAATGACTGGCGCGATGTAATAAGCAAGAAGATCAAAGTGCCAACGGCAATTTTCACCGGCGAATACAGCAGCTATAACCTGCCCAGCCAGCGCTGGATGGCTTCGGTCATCCCCAACGCTCGGTTGTACGTCTACACAAAGGAAGAACAAGGGGATCACTTCCTCATGTTCAAGAACCCGTTCAAATTCACGCAGGACCTGCGTGAATTTCTGGAACGCTGATCCGAAGATAGTCATTCGTCGCCTGAGCACACTAGCAGGCAGGCAAACCAACCACATTTCCCGATTCAAGGAGGACGTCATGCCCGTTGTACGTGTTACCTGGTTTGAAGGTAAAGACACCCAAACCAAAAAGGCAGTTGCAGCTGAGATCACTGAAAGCATCGTCAGGAATACCGGTACAGATCCGAAGTACATCTACGTCATCTTCGAAGACGTGGCGCCATCTGACTGGGCTGGGGAAGGGAAGTTGTTCAGCGAATGAATCGGGAGGTATCATAGGGCCTTCCGTGTTCACCCGTACAAGTAACTAAACGAACCAGCACTGAGTGAACCGAATATAATGGCCCCGGCGTTGCCTGCTTCCGCCCCTATGCTATCCTTTTTAAAGGCTAGTTTTGACAGACGACGAATAAGCCTATGACAGTAAAGATGGGAAAGAACTCAAGTACACGACGGTGGCCGAGATCAAACAGGCGGGGTACGTGCTGCAAGACGACAAAATCGCCTGCCTTTCCTGTCATAACTTGACCCGGCCCATTCCGCGCCTGATAAGGAACGGCGACCAGTTGTGCTACATCCGCCATAAGCACCTGAGGCCGGGGGTGTGACGAAGCGAACCGTTTGACTTTAAATTTCGGAGGTGATAAGAAAATCACCTTGCTCCTGCCGTCCCTTTCCCCTTAGACCAGCGCTGCCTCCGGGATACCGACTGATGCTCCGTAGCCTGCTTGCTTACATGCGTGCCCTCCGGTTTAAAAAGATCATGTTCGTGGGCGCTGTGACCGCTTTGGCGGGGGTGATCGCCATCGTTCTTCTGGTGGTCTTTCTGCCGACCCTCCTTTCCACCTCGCAGGCCCAGTCCCTGCTGAGGCTGCAGCTTTCCAAGTCACTGAAAAAACCTGTCTCCTGGTCCAATCTCACCCTGTCGTGGTCGCAAGGCCTCACCCTTTCCGGGCTGACTGTTGGCGACGGGCCTCCGCCTCTTCTGAACGCGAACCTGGCGGAGCTGCGCGTAAAGCCGGGGCTGGAGTGGGATGACTCCGGGCGCTATACGGTCTCCCTCGACGTGAAGCTGAGGAAGCTGGAAGCGAGCCTTGCTCCGGGGCCGAAGCAACCTCCCCCCGAGAAGCCGGCCAAGGACCCTCTGACGCAGGTGGCCGAGGCGGTGCAGAAGTTCCAGGGGATGGAGTGGCCCCTTCCGGTGGATGTCCGCCTTGCCGTCGACGCCGCTCCCATGACCGTCAGCTACCTCGATCCGGCGTCGGGGCGGCAGACGGTGCTGCGCGAGGTCTCCTTCGCCCTTGCCGCACCTTCTTTGGCGCGGCTCCCCATCGACACCTCGCTTGAGGGGAGCGTCGCGCTGCCTGACGCGAAACCCCAGCGGGTGCATTTCAAGGCGAGGCTTTCGGACCTGGTGACGGCCAAGGATAAGATCAAGCCGGCTGCGGCGCTCCTGTCGGTGCAGGCGGGTTTCCCGGGGGTGACGCTCGATGCCGGCGGCGGGGTGAACCGCCCGGGAGGCCTCAAGGCGAAGCTGCGGGTGAACCTGCCGGAGCTGGCGCCGCTGGCGACGGCCATGGCGCACCGGGAACTGCCCACGCTGGACGGCAAGCTGGCGCTCGACTTGGGCGCGGAGTTGGATCGAAACGCCGACCTCATGGTCCTCCTGGACTTGGCCTGCGACCGGCTTTCGGTGGGCAAAATACCCGGGAAGAAGGGGACGGCGGGGCCGCTCGATCTCAAGCTGCACCAAAAGCTCGTGAGCGACCACAAGCGTCAGCGGGTCACCTTCAGCGACGGCGCCCTGGAAAGCCCCGGGCTTTTGTCGGCGGCCTGGAGCGCGGTGGTCGACCGCCCGACGGAGCGCTCCCGCTCGGTGGCGGCAGATCTGGGGCCGCTCAGGCTGGACCTGGCTGCGGCAAGGCGTCTGGCCGCGCCTTTTCTGCCGGCGAACCTTCCGGTGCAGGTGCTGACCGGGACGGCTTCGGTGGCGAAACTCGCGGCGCGGTTCAAGGGACCCGACAATGACGGCGAATTGACTCTGGAAAAGGCGGGGGTCGATCTGCCGCAACTTGGCTTGCGCCTGGCGAACGGGTCGCTGCAGGGGGAGGGGCTTTCGCTCGTCCTGGAACGGGCGGCGGTTCCGCTCAAGAAGCTCGCCCCGCTCTCCTTAGCCGCGGATCTCCGCTTGGGCGCGAAGAAGGTCGAGCTGTCCGGAAAGAAGAAGGTATTGCTCCAGGGGGGGGAAGGCGCGCTGGCACTGGCGCTCACCGAGCTGGACCTGAAGCATAAGCGTGCGAGGGCCTTGATCGGGCAGTCGTTGGAGTTCGCGCTGGTGCAGGTCGGCCCCGAGCTTGCGGTGGAGGGGCTGCGCGAGGAGCTGCAGCTGGAGGGACGGGCGCTCTCCGGGGGGGAGCTGGAAGCGACGCTCCCGGGACTCAAGCTTTCCGCGACCAAGCTCTCCGCGAACCAGGGGGGGAAGCAGGTGGTCCTGACCCCGCTTTCCGCGACCCTCGTTGCGGAAGGGGTGCACCTCCCGAAGAAGGGGGAGGGGAGCGCCACGGTGAAGCGGGCGCACTTCACCGCAACCGCGGCCGACGCGCTTGCCATCGAGGCGCAGGCGGGGCTCTCGGGCCTGATCAAGCAGGTGGCGGCGACCACCGGAAAGGCGCGCTTCGATCTGAATAAGCTCATGCCGGTAGCGGCTCCTTTTGTTCCGGCGGGGCTCGATGCCAAAGGTTTGGCCGCGGCGACCTGGGACATGGAGGCGCCTCTGCCGGTCGCGACGCTAGCCAAGGAGAAGAACCCGCTCCGGGCGGCGCGCGGCGCCTGCGCCCTGCTCGATAAGGGAAATCTCGCACTGCAACTGGACGGCCTGGACCTCCGTATCCCCGCAGCGAAAACGACCTACAAGGTACAAAACCTGAGCACCACGAAGCCTCTCTCCTTCTCGCTTCCCGCAGCCGGTAAGCCGCTCGCCATCGACGGCGCCTTCAGCTTTGCCGGCATCACCGGGCTTGCCGGCGCGGCCGGGCAGCTCCCGCTGCAGTCGGGCGCGCTCACCCTTGAGGGGGAGCTTTCGCAGTGGAAGGATCTCCGCCTGACCGAGGAGCTGCAGGTTCGCTCGCTGGGGCTGTCGCAGGTTGCGGAGCTGACGGTGGGGGGGATCGACCGGCTCTTGGACGACTCGGCGAAGCTCGATACCCCGACCCTTTTGAAGCGCCTGGACGCCACCATGTTCGCCCATTTGGAAGGGAACTTCCCGCGCGAGGCGAAGCAGGCTCTCGCCGGGCTTAAGCTCTCCGGCAACGTCGCCGCCGGCGCGCGCTTGGACCTCACCGCCGCCCGGGAGCTGAGGATGCGCGGCTACACCAAGTGCCGCGACTTCGGCGTCGCCGACGGCAAAGGGATGTCGGCGCAGGGGATCCGGGCCGACCTCGTCTTCGACCGCAGCTACGCCCTGGCCCAGGGGAAAGGGGGTGAGTGGATCCCGCTCTCGGCGCTCCTGGTGCGTCCCGCCCCGGTGGCGCCCCCCCTCGCCGCGAACTCCGACCTGGCCGCGAGGATCTATCAGGACCTGCGCGGCGAAGCGAGCGGTCCCCGCAAGATCGGCATCAAGAGCGCGTCCTTCAACTCCGGCGCGGTCCCCTTGAGCGCCACCGCCCTGGAGGCGGACCTGCTGCTGGAACCGGATACGCTGGGGCTGTCCTTCTTGCAGGCCGAGGTGGGAGGGGGGACCGTGCGGGCGCGCGGGGTGATCGACCTCTCCCGGGAGGTCCCGGTTCTGTCCACCTACTGCTATTTCTCGCGCCTCGATCCGGCGCTTTTATTCCCCGCTTCGGGGGGCGCGCGTCCCGGCGAGGAATTGACTGGGGAGCTTTCCCTCTCCGCGCCGCTTGCCGCAGAACAGCGGGCGCTCCTGGAGGGGCTGAAGATGAACCTGAACCTGCGGCGCTTCAGCTCGCGGATTCTGGACCGGGCCTTATTCGCCATCGACCCGTACCAGCGCAACGAAAAGGTGGTGGCGCAGAGGAAATCGCTGCAGCTGGCCGACCTGAAGGGGCTCAGGGTGAGCGCCGTGGACGGCGCGCTCGATTGTGAGGGGGAGCTGCTGGTCAAGGGTGTGGGGGTGGATATCCCCAAGCTGGAGCGGCTGCGCCTCTCCGAGCTCCCCATCCGCAAGGAGCTGGAGCGCCTCATCGCAGGTATTGCGTCTTCCAAGGCGCTTTTGGAGCTGGCCCGGGCCGACACGCTGGTGGTTGGGGCGGACGGCGCGTTGTCGCTGAAAAGGAGGAGCAATGAAAGATAAAACCCGTTCAACGTTCAACGTTCAACGTTCCAAAACCGAAACCATCAAAGCCGGTTCAACGTTCAACGTTCAACGTTCCGGCGTCCGGGTCGGAAGTGGGGCAAGCTTGCTGTTGCTGGCGGCGCTCCTTTTCGGGGGGTGCACGCTGGCCAAGGTGGACGTGAACGTGGTGAGCGAGAGGACCTCGCTGGAAAACCAGGTGCTCGGTACCTATAACGCGCTCTCGGAGGACGTGCTCCTTGTCGCCTCGGTGCGCGGCGTATCCCCCACCGGCAAGGTGGACGCACCGCAGAAACACTCGCCGGAACACCAGGAGGCGGCACAGGCGCTGGAGGCGATAGCTTTCCATGCCGACGACGTGGATACCTTCAAGCGGCTGGGGTGGGTCGGGGAGAGCTTGGAGGGGACGCTCGCCCCCTTCGAGCGCGCGCTTCCGGAAAAGGCGCCGGCTGACCTCAAGGCCTTCGCGGCTCGATTCACGGAGGGGGAATTCAAGCAGGTTGTCGACGAGGTGAACCGGTCCCGCGAGATCCTGATGCTCAGGGTGGTGCGGACCAATGAGAACTTCACCGCGAAGGATCTTCCCGCGATCAGGAAGGTCTTCGCCCGCATCAACCGTCAAAATAGCGCCCCCGGCACCAGGGTCCAGGGTGACGACGGCAAATGGGTGAACCAATGAGAGGCGCGCCCGCTCGCATTGCGCTCCTTCTGGCACTGGCTTCCTCCCTTGCCGGGATCGGCGCCGGCGCGGCGCCGCTGGGAGAGGAGCTCCTGGCACCGGCGGCTCCCCGCCCCGCCCCCAGGTCGCGGCCGGAGTCCGCGCCTGCCCCCGCCGTCTACACCCCCCGCTCGGTGCTCTACGCGGCAAGATCGCGGGACGGTAAGCTCGTGGCCACGGTGGAGAGGGGGGACGCGGGTTACGAGCTCTGGCTGCATGCGCCGGGAAACGCCGAGGCGCTCCCGCGCCTTCTGCGCCAAAGCCCGATGCGGATCTCCGCGCCTGCCTTCAACGCCGCCGCGACGCTTCTGGCCTATGCCGACGAGCGGGACGACCTGAAGGGGGACATCTGGCTCATCGACCTTGCCCGCCTGGACGCCGAACCGCGCCGCGTGACCGGCAACGACGCCGGCGAGGACGCCCCCGCTTTCTCCCCCGACGGGTCGGCGCTTTTGTACCAGCGCCAGCTCCCGGGCAGCGAGCGGCGCGAGATCATCCGCCTGGAGCTTGCAGCGGGTGGCGCCAAAGCGCTTCCCATCGGCATAGACGCGGCGTTCGCCGCCCCCTCCCCGGACGGGGAAAAGCTCGCCTTCGTCTCGCGCGAGAAGGACGCCGGCGGGGACCTCTGGCTCTACGACCGCGGCTCGCTCACCCAGCTTACTTCGGGGCCTGAGCGCGACCTCTACCCCACCTGGCAGGATTCCGACACCATCCTCTTCACCCGTTTCGCCCCACCCTCAGGGGACTCGGCCACCGGACCGGAAGGTGGCGCCATCTTCCGGCTGAAGCTCTCCCGCAAGGGGAGCGACGGGCTTCCCGCCGCCTTCCCGCTCACCTCCGGTCTTCTCTCCACCGCCGCCCCCTTGGCCGCGCCGGACCGGGTGCTCTTCGTCGCCGGGGAGACGGGGGGCGGACAGGTGCTGTCGCTTCCGCTTTCCGGCGAACTTCCCGACCGGCCGGATCTGGCCGGGCAGTGGCAATTGGCGCGCCTCATCCTGGAGCGGCAGCCGGCCGACCCCGCCATGGCGCGTCTTGCTTGCCTGCGCGTGCTGGCCCGCGAGGAGGAGCCGAGCCGAGAGGGCGCGCTTGCCTCCCTCGCCCTCGCCGGGGTCTTGGAAGAGGGTGGGGACCTTCCTGGCGCCGAGGCCCGTTACGTCGAGGCCGCCAGGCGCTATGCCTCTTTCCCCGCGGAGTCGGCGCTGGCCGAAATCGCCCGCATCAGGCTGGAAGCGGCGCGCCGCTGCGGCGAGGTGGTGGTATCCGGCCGCCGCAAGGATGTGATCGCCGAGGCGCGGAAGGATATGGTGCAGGCGGGCGAGGGGAAGGGTGCCGACGCCGCTGCGCGCGCCTTGGTGGACGGGGCGCGCCTTATGGCCGAATTCGGCTCGGGGGCCGAGGACCAGCTCGCCGCCATAGCACTTTTGGAAAAGGCGGGGAACGGGGCAGGGGCCGACGAGGCGATACGCGCCGAGGCGGCCTACCGTCGGGCAGCGCTTCTCTCCCGCATCGAGGGGGGGGAGGGGGCCGTGGCGGCGCTCACCGAAGTGGCGCGCCGCTACGACGGCCAGGAGCGCTGGGCCGAGGCGGCTATCGCGGAGATCCTGCGGCAGCTGACGGCGCAGGCTGGGGACCCGCGCGAGCGCCTGGCAGCCCTTGCCGAAAAGTTCCGCACCACGCTGCCGCGCCTCTCCATGGGGGCCTGGAACCGGATCGGCGACCTCGCCTACCGCGGCGACGACTGGGTCAGGGCCAAGGACGCCTACCGGACCGTGCTGGAGAAGTACCCCCCCGTGGCGACCCCGACGGCGGCGGCACGCTTTGCGCTCGCCGAGATCCTCTACCGTGAGGAGCGTTTCGGGGAGGCTACGGCGCTCTACGAAAAGGAGATGGCCCAGCATCCCGAGGACGCCCCCCTCTACCAGCTGGCTCGCGCGGCCTTCATCAGGAAGAGCCTCGCTGCCGGCGAGAGCCTGTACCGGCAGGGAGAGGTCTCCGCCGCGCGGGCGGCGTTCCTGGACCTGATTCGCTACGAGGGGCGGAGCTTGGAGGCGCACCGCGGCTACATCAAATCGGTGGCCGCTCAGAACCAGGCACCCGAGCTCCTCGCCCTCTACCAGCGCATGCTGACAAGCTACCCCGACGACCCGGTCCTTCTCTACGCGGCGGGGCTCTGTCAGACCTACCTCCCGGGGAAGGAGCGCCTGCTCGAAGGGGGCCGGCTCATCGCCCGGGCAGCCGAGAGGCTTCCGGGTTCGGAGTATCCGCCGCAGACCCGCGGCTACATCGCCGAGGTGCTGGAGACGGTGCACGGCGAGCGCGGCGGGCTGGAGCGGGCGCTCAACTTCTACCGGCGCGCGAAGCTTTTGAACCGCCCCCAGGAGAACCCGGACAACGCCGCCAACCTGGACCTGAACATCGGCAACATCGCCTACCTCCTCGGGCGTAACTCGATGGCCTGGAACCACTACACGGCGCGCCTTGCCTCTGCGGTCCCCTTCGACAACCCGGACACGGAGCTTTTGTTCCAGCAGCGCTATGCCGCGGTCGCCTTCCAGGTGCACGAGAAGGAAGGGGCTCTCAATGGGTACCAGAGGGCGCTCAAGCTGAACGAGTCGCGCCTGGACACGGCCCGCCCCCTGGAGCAGTTCGGACGGCTCACCCGCCGCGCCGTCGAACGCTTCTTCTCGGGCGCCAAGCTCTCCGCACCCCAGGAAGAGGGGTTGCGCGAGCAGCAGGCAATCAACGCCGAGCTGGAACTATTGGGCGCGGACCGGGTGGAGCCTCCCCCTTCCGCCGCCTGGCTGCGCTTCGACGCGGCGCTTAGGCGCCTGATCTCGCGGGAGCGAAAGCTCGTCGCCGCCTCCGGCCGGGAAGCCGCCCAGGCGAAGCATGTGCAGGAGCTGCAGGGGATGCTGGCCGGGGTCGAGCGCGACCTGGACGCGGTGCCGCGGCTCGTGGAGACGGGTGCCGAGCTGCACGACCGGCTGGGGCTCGCCGCTCTCGACGCGGACCGCTTCGCCCTAGCGCGGGAGCATTTCGACCGGGCGTTCAAATTAAACCGAGACCTTGGCCGCACCGAAAACCTGGTGGCGAACCGCCGCTCCGCGAGCATCGCGGCCTACCGCGAGGCGGCCGAAGCCTCCGGCGCCGACCGGCACAGGTTACTCACAGAGGCGCGGGACGGCTTCCGCGAGGTGCTGTCGCTGATCGACCAGTACCCGCCGCGGCAAAAGGCCTCCGCCGGCAGGGGAGGGGGGCTCTTCAAGGTCCAGGCCAACGTCGCCCTCGA
Proteins encoded in this region:
- a CDS encoding ABC1 kinase family protein — its product is MSCNVAVAPASRERLMQLLPRDEDAAARQRLAELVETACSNRPPTSSLSRLWILGSMQAKVAGAYVAWWLRSRLVDPDEKERTKNETHLKAALELFGTMGYLRGAVMKVGQMLTLPEMVPEQYARLLSSLSFEAPPMHYAMVREVFFDEFGREPEEMFASFEKKAFAAASLGQVHRARLHTGEQVAVKIQYPGIARTIQADLKNLRLLLQPMRMGDDWPNLLDKLAEVESVLLAETDYLKEAELAQAVRSHFEPGDGIVVPRVYTECSSLRVLTTEYLQGVHIDEFLASDPSQELRDRFTHLMTMATIRLLYRTHCIMADPNPGNYIFMPDGRLGVIDFGCARMYTDEEWRMQCEAEAAAFRQDEKEMERIIVEASLYESAQEMGAERVELVGRVISWQLEPWLSEGLFDFGDRDFFLRGMEAMRQATKKGYLRGMPLHIWTTRFVLGARAVVYRLKGRCHFKEIYRQESAPR
- a CDS encoding TetR/AcrR family transcriptional regulator, producing the protein MRITEQAKQQCRARILEKASELFCARGFDQTTTRDIALAAGVAAGTMFNYFPSKETMAMTMVSDALAEGEAEFRGRTCGELVEDLFGFIASGLRRLRPLRPFLGPVLERSLSPFPRKNVCPVGEAARQRHLDFMQQILARHGFSSAPDYVATTIYWSLYLGVLAFWTSDPSPNQEASQALVDYSVRTFVHIISGSAGVDGGEHVL
- a CDS encoding MarR family winged helix-turn-helix transcriptional regulator — translated: MSTPAPRNVIDQIAKIREAANLLIERELQRRGITGIVPAHGLVFSFLFRQNEAIPIKALVQQSGRVKSTVTGMINTLEKHGYIYKQNCSDDARSTLIGLTERGNAIRRDFEEISVILEKQVYGEMLQDDRECLMKLLSVIENNLKA
- a CDS encoding cupin domain-containing protein gives rise to the protein MEKTGKNYKTVSLGNIKELGRVVLNEQLSLTGSEISINELPAGVSVPFVHAHKRNEEVYVILSGKGRFYIDGEEFAIETGDVVRIDPAGERCIAADPETSIRFICIQTEANSLVQFTQNDGIPVEGKPSWLN
- a CDS encoding alpha/beta fold hydrolase translates to MRNKTFLAICAISFILSVSDAIAAPALAVLGRDYEFPNKISGLPAKLSDFKDLEIKFFNTSDGVRLSYWEAGKGKPLIFVPAWSANGAEYVNVLFLLSKQYHVYVLDPRNQGLSQNIDSGMRISRLSMDLKEFTDHIGVKSADYCGWSMGASVLWSYIDLFGINGVRKVIFVDEPPSILTRPGWTEQERLNAAAMADSPQQVLNALTSGAPHPLVERFNAMDSPYYENSKSFARLFIKSDMKYMSLIMYDHASNDWRDVISKKIKVPTAIFTGEYSSYNLPSQRWMASVIPNARLYVYTKEEQGDHFLMFKNPFKFTQDLREFLER
- a CDS encoding tautomerase family protein, whose amino-acid sequence is MPVVRVTWFEGKDTQTKKAVAAEITESIVRNTGTDPKYIYVIFEDVAPSDWAGEGKLFSE
- a CDS encoding DUF1318 domain-containing protein — translated: MLLLAALLFGGCTLAKVDVNVVSERTSLENQVLGTYNALSEDVLLVASVRGVSPTGKVDAPQKHSPEHQEAAQALEAIAFHADDVDTFKRLGWVGESLEGTLAPFERALPEKAPADLKAFAARFTEGEFKQVVDEVNRSREILMLRVVRTNENFTAKDLPAIRKVFARINRQNSAPGTRVQGDDGKWVNQ